Proteins found in one Cheilinus undulatus linkage group 9, ASM1832078v1, whole genome shotgun sequence genomic segment:
- the lctlb gene encoding lactase-like b, with protein sequence MLSPSGFSWGAGGSAYQTEGAWDKDGKGLSIWDVFSHKKGKIQQNDTGDSSCEGYHKFRDDVSLIKELKLNHYRFSISWPRLIPTGVKSDHINEKGIQYYDELIDHLLENKITPIVTLYHWDLPQVLQEKYGGWQNISMVNYFNEYANLCFEKFGSKVKYWITFNNPWSVAVEGYETGEHAPGLRLKGTGAYKAAHHIIKAHARVWHTYDTQWRAKQKGMVGISLSGDWGEPVDITNQKDIEAAERYVQFYLGWFATPIFHGDYPQVMKDFIGRKSVQQGLGSSRLPTFSPQEKSYIKGTCDFLGIGHFTTRYITLKNYPSGRSSSSYFTDRDLAELVDPRWPDPGSEWLYSVPWGFRRLLNFVKTQYGNPMVYVTENGVSEKMLCTELCDDWRIQYYKDYINEMLKAIKDGVNVKGYTAWSLLDKFEWDEGFSERFGLYYVDFRNKNKPRYPKASVQFYKRIISSNGFPNQREVENWRRKAIETCSSSNQLLAADPLTSHMEMVTEIVVPTVCTLSILLSAIFLMFLLRRRN encoded by the exons ATGTTGTCTCCATCAGGATTTTCATGGGGTGCCGGCGGTTCAGCCTATCAAACAGAAGGAGCCTGGGACAAAGATGGAAAAGGACTGAGCATCTGGGACGTGTTCAGTcataagaaaggaaaaatacaacaaaatgacACTGGGGATTCATCCTGTGAGGGCTACCACAAATTCAGG gATGATGTCTCTTTGATCAAGGAGCTGAAACTTAACCATTACCGCTTTTCCATATCCTGGCCGAGACTGATCCCCACTGGTGTAAAAT CTGACCACATCAATGAGAAGGGAATACAGTACTATGATGAACTCATCGACCACCTGCTGGAGAATAAGATCACTCCTATTGTTACCCTGTATCACTGGGATCTTCCACAG GtattacaagaaaaatatgGTGGTTGGCAAAATATAAGCATGGTGAATTATTTCAATGAGTATGCCAACCTGTGCTTTGAAAAATTTGGCAGCAAAGTCAAGTACTGGATCACTTTCAACAACCCATGG TCTGTAGCTGTTGAAGGCTATGAGACAGGGGAACATGCCCCTGGACTTAGGCTGAAAGGAACAGGGGCGTACAAAGCGGCTCATCACATAATCAAG GCACATGCCAGAGTTTGGCACACTTATGATACCCAGTGGAGGGCAAAACAAAAAG GTATGGTCGGGATCTCTCTGTCTGGAGACTGGGGAGAGCCGGTAGATATCACTAACCAAAAGGACATAGAAGCAGCTGAGAGATATGTTCAGTTCTACCTGGGCTGGTTTGCCACACCAATCTTTCATGGAGACTACCCTCAGGTGATGAAAGACTTCATCG GAAGGAAAAGTGTCCAACAAGGCCTCGGATCGTCTCGCCTGCCAACATTTTCCCCCCAAGAGAAGAGCTACATCAAAGGCACCTGTGACTTCCTCGGCATTGGTCATTTCACCACCCGCTACATCACCCTAAAGAACTACCCGTCAggccgcagcagcagcagctactTCACTGACCGTGACTTGGCTGAGCTGGTTGACCCCCGGTGGCCTGATCCTGGCTCTGAGTGGCTCTACTCTGTGCCATGGGGCTTCAGACGTCTGCTCAATTTCGTCAAG ACTCAATATGGGAACCCGATGGTTTATGTGACTGAGAATGGCGTCTCTGAGAAGATGTTGTGCACCGAGCTGTGTGATGACTGGAGGATACAGTATTATAAGGACTACATCAATGAGATGCTGAAAG CTATTAAAGATGGAGTCAACGTCAAGGGCTACACTGCGTGGTCTCTGCTGGACAAGTTTGAGTGGGATGAAGGCTTCTCTGAGAGGTTTGGCCTTTACTATGTGGACTTCAGGAACAAAAACAAGCCCCGATATCCAAAAGCTTCTGTTCAGTTTTACAAACGCATCATCAGCTCCAATGGATTCCCCAATCAGAGAGAG GTTGAGAACTGGAGGAGGAAGGCTATCGAGACGTGCTCTTCCAGCAACCAGCTCCTTGCTGCAG ACCCTCTGACCAGCCACATGGAGATGGTAACTGAGATCGTTGTTCCCACTGTGTGCACGCTCTCCATCCTGCTCAGCGCTATCTTCCTCATGTTCCTGCTGCGAAGGCGGAACTAG
- the zwilch gene encoding protein zwilch homolog yields the protein MCSKVIRSAKEFFSTLRSFQDEESNDPCIFKEDLQFLKINGDKIPVLDMLCGNRPVFICEKAVPKINECDDQQMTETSSCTDDGADVDDTNPLKTEVGPQPLTVMKARQLLSWYTLSQNANVSALDNNPALIPLWVRCDMSDPAGTTWLGAETICTGSKVSGVKLYSVTCKGSTSDKSSLVTLEELKQEHKKRHYLSSVAIKGSARFSLFGSTVVENTTIESQSSVTVDFKWSHVESILETPPLSSTANLNIKIASGDMRSPMYEMYRELEFLQTLADGLRTGETEWMEPLESTSAVNLTKAFIEELQNTAKTLQEQAAKPAETTKLKTETETPIYNSLLERGDLDFVEQLWVRMRKSVTSYQDIGDCLKLVIEALRYGDIKPWIHRDSSSSLSKLILQSYHQQIDHVSLTGVVPVHMLLEMGLDKMRKDYINYLIGEELTTLNHLCYYLSTEVDLQEQVIRLRKLHHLLEIILTCSTFLGLPYDRLFLLTQSCLQHYKTHPYDEEHEFKLPIKPALISHFYQKEHPVLWGIEVSSGSGSREVRTSLALSDRPLVDHVIFDTEYPNETVNGDSEEPAFFSTMVCCSLVSFA from the exons ATGTGCTCGAAGGTGATACGTAGTGCTAAGGAGTTTTTTAGTACTCTTCG ATCCTTCCAGGATGAGGAAAGCAATGATCCATGTATTTTTAAG GAGGACCTTCAATTCTTGAAGATAAATGGAGACAAAATTCCTGTGCTGGATATGTTATGTGGCAACCGACCAGTCTTCATCTGTGAAAAAGCT GTTCCAAAGATAAATGAATGTGATGATCAGCAAATGACTGAGACATCATCCTGCACTGATGATGGTGCTGATGTTGATGACACCAATCCACTTAAGACAGAAGTGGGACCGCAACCGCTCACAGTCATGAAAGCAAG gcaGTTGCTGTCTTGGTATACATTATCTCAAAATGCTAATGTGTCAGCTCTGGACAACAACCCTGCATTAATCCCTCTGTGGGTTCGGTGTGACATGTCTGATCCAGCTGGAACAACCTGGTTAGGAGCTGAAACAATCTGCACTGGCAGTAAAGTGTCTGGTGTGAAATTATACTCTGTGACCTGCAAAG GCTCAACTTCAGACAAAAGCTCCCTTGTAACCTTGGAAGAGCTTAAACAGGAGCACAAGAAAAGGCATTATCTCTCCTCA GTGGCAATCAAGGGCAGTGCACGGTTCAGCTTGTTTGGCTCCACTGTTGTTGAAAACACCACCATTGAGTCACAGAGTAGTGTGACAGTGGATTTCAAATGGAGCCATGTGGAGAGTATCCTTGAGACTCCACCCCTGTCCTCCACAGCAAACCTG AACATTAAAATTGCCAGTGGGGACATGAGGAGTCCAATGTACGAGATGTACAGGGAGCTGGAGTTTCTCCAG ACCCTCGCCGATGGTTTGAGAACTGGTGAAACTGAATGGATGGAACCTTTGGAAAGTACATCAGCTGTGAATCTGACCAAGGCCTTTATAGAAG AGCTTCAAAACACTGCAAAGACACTACAGGAGCAGGCTGCAAAACCAGCAGAG accACAAAGCtaaagacagagacagaaactCCCATTTACAACTCTCTCTTGGAACGAGGGGATTTGGATTTTGTGGAGCAGCTGTGGGTCCGGATGAGAAAGA GTGTTACTTCATACCAAGACATCGGAGACTGCCTGAAATTGGTCATTGAAGCTCTCAGATATGGCGATATCAAACCTTGG ATTCACAGAGACAGTAGCAGCTCCCTCAGTAAGCTCATCCTGCAGTCCTACCACCAGCAGATCGATCATGTGTCACTCACAGGTGTCGTCCCTGTCCACATGTTGCTAGAGATGGGTCTGGACAAGATGAGAAAGGATTACATTAACTACCTCATTG gTGAAGAATTGACAACTCTTAACCATTTG TGTTACTACCTGAGCACAGAGGTTGATCTGCAGGAGCAAGTGATCCGACTCAGAAAACTGCACCACCTGCTGGAAATAATTCTAACCTGCAGTACTTTCTTGGGATTGCCTTATGACCGGCTCTTCCTCCTTACACA aTCATGTTTGCAGCACTATAAAACCCACCCCTATGATGAGGAACATGAATTCAAACTGCCAATCAAACCGGCGCTGATCAGCCATTTCTACCAGAA AGAGCACCCTGTGTTGTGGGGCATTGAGGTGTCCAGTGGCAGTGGTTCCCGTGAAGTCAGGACATCTTTAGCACTCAGCGACAGACCGCTGGTCGATCATGTCATATTTGACACAG aataCCCAAATGAAACGGTGAATGGGGACAGTGAGGAGCCTGCTTTTTTCTCCACCATGGTGTGTTGTAGTCTCGTCAGCTTTGCATAA
- the rpl4 gene encoding 60S ribosomal protein L4, whose translation MACARPLISVYSEKGESSGKNVVMPAVFKAPIRPDVVNFVHTNMRKNSRQPYAVSELAGHQTSAESWGTGRAVARIPRVRGGGTHRSGQGAFGNMCRGGRMFAPTKTWRRWHRRINTTQKRYAICSAVAASAIPALVMSKGHRIEEIPEVPLVVEDKVEGYKKTKEAVLLLKKLKAWNDIKKVYASQRMRAGKGKMRNRRRIQRRGPCIIYNQDAGVTKAFRNIPGITLQNVNKLNLLRLAPGGHVGRFCIWTEGAFRKLDELYGTGRKPASLKVDYNLPMHKMTNTDLSRILKSEEIQKALRAPNKKINRRVLKKNPLKNLRIMLKLNPYAKTARRHAILKHDPAIKAKMLKSKKKPRKKGASAKSKE comes from the exons atg GCCTGTGCCCGACCCCTGATCTCGGTTTATTCCGAGAAAGGCGAATCCTCAGGCAAAAATGTTGTCATGCCTGCTGTTTTCAAGGCTCCAATTCGCCCTGATGTTGTGAATTTTGTTCACACAAACATGCGCAAGAACAGCCGCCAGCCTTATGCAGTCAGTGAACTGGCAG GTCACCAGACCAGTGCAGAGTCCTGGGGTACAGGAAGAGCTGTTGCTCGTATCCCCCGTGTGAGAGGTGGTGGTACCCACCGCTCTGGCCAGGGTGCTTTTGGAAAT ATGTGTCGTGGTGGCCGCATGTTTGCCCCCACCAAAACCTGGCGCCGCTGGCACCGCAGGATCAACACAACCCAGAAGCGTTATGCCATCTGCTCTGCTGTGGCTGCCTCTGCCATTCCTGCACTTGTGATGTCCAAAG GACATCGTATTGAGGAGATCCCTGAGGTTCCACTGGTGGTTGAAGACAAAGTTGAGGGCTACAAGAAGACAAAGGAGgcagtgctgctgctgaagaAGCTGAAAGCCTGGAATGACATCAAGAAG GTCTACGCCTCTCAGCGCATGCGTGCCGGTAAGGGTAAGATGAGAAATCGCAGACGTATCCAACGCAGAGGGCCATGCATCATTTACAACCAAGACGCTGGTGTCACCAAAGCCTTCAGAAACATCCCAG GCATCACTCTGCAGAATGTGAACAAACTGAACCTCCTGAGGCTTGCCCCTGGAGGTCACGTTGGTCGCTTCTGCATCTGGACTGAGGGTGCTTTCCGCAAGCTTGATGAGCTGTACGGCACCGGGCGTAAACCTGCTTCCCTGAAGGTCGACTACAA CTTGCCCATGCACAAGATGACCAACACAGACCTGAGCAGGATCCTGAAGAGTGAGGAGATCCAGAAAGCCCTTCGTGCACCCAA CAAGAAGATCAACCGCAGGGTGCTGAAGAAGAATCCTCTGAAGAACCTGAGGATTATGCTCAAACTGAACCCTTACGCCAAGACAGCAAGACGTCATGCCATCCTTAAGCACGACCCTGCA ATCAAGGCCAAGATGCTGAAATCCAAGAAGAAGCCTAGGAAGAAGGGAGCATCTGCTAAATCCAAGGAATAA